Proteins encoded in a region of the Amphiprion ocellaris isolate individual 3 ecotype Okinawa chromosome 21, ASM2253959v1, whole genome shotgun sequence genome:
- the LOC111562828 gene encoding protein SCO2 homolog, mitochondrial: MLALRCILGDLRGRLLRTFVSSSSLSSAVRPTRRDVGPQQVRFRSQGRDSASAAKLKLRTRLLIMLLFGGGIMAAWRYVSWEKQQKLRRQRVEQLRQVALGQGTFSLLDHHGRRRTKQDFLGSWVLLYFGFTHCPDICPDELDKLSAVVASLDQDKSLPPVQPLFITVDPERDDVAALARYVQDFHPRMIGLTGTLEEVKHAGRDYRVYASAGPKDEDGDYIVDHTILIYLISPDGLFVDYYNRMKNQEQIAESVKNRINGYVKI; the protein is encoded by the coding sequence ATGTTGGCGCTGCGCTGCATTCTGGGAGATCTGCGAGGACGACTCCTGAGGACGTTTGTGTCGTCATCGTCTCTGAGCTCGGCGGTCCGTCCAACCCGGCGGGATGTTGGTCCTCAGCAGGTCCGCTTCAGGTCTCAGGGTCGGGATTCAGCGTCGGCGGCTAAACTGAAGCTTCGGACTCGGCTGCTCATCATGCTGCTGTTCGGTGGCGGCATCATGGCTGCCTGGCGGTACGTGAGCTGGGAGAAGCAGCAGAAGTTGCGGCGGCAGCGTGTGGAGCAGCTGCGACAGGTGGCGCTAGGCCAGGGCACCTTCAGCCTGCTGGACCACCATGGCCGGCGCCGGACCAAGCAGGACTTCCTGGGCAGCTGGGTTCTGCTGTACTTCGGCTTCACCCACTGCCCAGACATCTGCCCAGACGAGCTGGACAAGCTCAGCGCCGTGGTGGCATCTCTGGACCAGGACAAGTCGCTGCCGCCGGTCCAGCCGCTCTTCATCACCGTGGACCCAGAGCGGGACGACGTGGCAGCGCTGGCCCGGTACGTGCAGGACTTCCACCCCCGGATGATCGGACTGACGGGTACACTGGAGGAGGTGAAACATGCGGGGCGGGACTACAGAGTGTACGCCAGCGCTGGGCCCAAGGACGAGGACGGAGACTACATCGTGGATCACACGATTCTGATCTACTTGATCAGTCCGGACGGGCTGTTCGTGGACTATTACAACCGCATGAAGAACCAGGAGCAGATCGCAGAGAGCGTCAAGAACCGCATCAACGGCTATGTCAAGATCTGA